TTGATTTTGGTTTTGCTCCATTACTCCTCTTTGGATTATCCCCTCAGCATGGGAAATGGTTCCTTCAACGAAAGATTTATTAGTAATTTCTTCTACACTTTTCATAACTCTTTCTTGTTCACTAACTTTATCAAACCGAAACTCCATATGCATCTCACAATGGGGCGATACAGTATTAATTCCAATACCACCTTCGATTTTCCCTACATTTACAATAGTTCCTTCATCAAAGTTTATTAATTCATGAAATTTTTGAAGTTTAATTGCCCCTTCAAGATTTGCATTGATACCTTTTTTGTATGAAGTTCCCGCATGTGCAGCTTTCCCCTCAACTTTTATAATGTATCTTCCTACACCTTTTCTTGCGGTAACTACCTCAAGTTTTTTTCCAGCTGCTTCAAATACAAAACAATAATCATAATCCTTTGCAATCGATGATGTTACCTCTTTTGAGTCATCACTTCCTGTTTCTTCATCGGAAACCAATAAAAAGTCTATATTGAAAATTTCTTTGTTTTTATTAAAAATATTTCTAAGAGATTGTAAGGCAACAATATTACCACCTTTCATATCACATACACCTGGACCATATATCCAATCTTCATCTTCACTAAAACCCTCAAAATAACCATTAGGAAAAACAGTATCGTTATGTCCTAATAAAAGTATTTTTTTCCCATCTTT
This genomic stretch from Arcobacter arenosus harbors:
- a CDS encoding M20 family metallopeptidase, whose protein sequence is MNYLRDLETIININSYTHNKHGVDEVSGYMSKWLEDLGFSKKIYKRELIGDHILYQSAKKDGKKILLLGHNDTVFPNGYFEGFSEDEDWIYGPGVCDMKGGNIVALQSLRNIFNKNKEIFNIDFLLVSDEETGSDDSKEVTSSIAKDYDYCFVFEAAGKKLEVVTARKGVGRYIIKVEGKAAHAGTSYKKGINANLEGAIKLQKFHELINFDEGTIVNVGKIEGGIGINTVSPHCEMHMEFRFDKVSEQERVMKSVEEITNKSFVEGTISHAEGIIQRGVMEQNQNQLDLIKFFEELTNQKIQTERRGGVSDANIVASCGVTTIDGFGPYGDGDHTKKERALKSSFEQRIEMMTKILSFYQQK